A region of uncultured Desulfobacter sp. DNA encodes the following proteins:
- a CDS encoding DASS family sodium-coupled anion symporter — MILKSSGFKLAVAVFIGVIVFILPRPEGTKFKVSGTGADQLSQSVSEYFSAKETAPGKPVILTAKAPGVEQARAQYLADQAKKMGLSKVNVDYVDGMSPKAKRFLAVLAVLVILFVVEPIPLEITAVLIGASLVILGLTDVKGAWAPYMHPVVIFIMCCLIFAIALDKVGLTKRLGYFIIKKAGNSVTRFTFIIALGLGFASAFMHDAAACAIGIVTMLPMMRAVGIEPHSNTAKFMMLSLPFACSCGGMGSLIGGGRCMVSAAFLKEFTGIEITFLDWIKYCMPAAMFCVPAAVFITYLIYRPDPNIKMPAFDEDLGPMTADEKKALIIIGISFVSWLTKGIHGIDYSVTGMVGVALLVLFGVLKWRDINDNLEWGTALFIFGGGISLGLAMGYSGAADYFANLFFPLIEGKGWLVLFVGVGVFGALVTNAMANVAAAALILPIVIPMAQLEGVNPTILALCLGMATSFAMLLVIGCPPNAIAYSYKYFKSSDLTKLGLVTTPILLLILVGVVCTWWKFLGLI; from the coding sequence ATGATACTTAAATCGAGCGGATTCAAACTAGCGGTAGCGGTGTTTATCGGTGTAATCGTGTTTATTCTGCCCAGGCCGGAAGGAACAAAATTTAAAGTTTCCGGTACCGGTGCAGACCAGTTAAGCCAGTCAGTTTCAGAGTATTTTTCAGCCAAGGAAACAGCACCCGGAAAGCCCGTTATTTTAACGGCCAAGGCCCCTGGCGTTGAGCAGGCCCGGGCACAGTATCTTGCCGATCAGGCCAAGAAAATGGGGCTTTCTAAAGTTAATGTGGATTATGTGGACGGGATGAGCCCCAAAGCCAAACGGTTTTTAGCTGTGCTGGCCGTGCTGGTAATCCTGTTTGTGGTGGAGCCCATACCCCTTGAAATTACAGCGGTGCTCATCGGTGCCTCCCTGGTTATTCTGGGCCTTACCGATGTGAAAGGGGCATGGGCGCCCTATATGCATCCGGTTGTTATCTTCATCATGTGCTGCCTGATCTTTGCCATTGCTCTGGACAAGGTGGGGCTGACAAAACGCCTGGGGTATTTTATTATCAAAAAAGCAGGCAATTCCGTGACCCGGTTCACCTTTATCATTGCTCTGGGCTTGGGCTTTGCGTCTGCGTTCATGCACGACGCCGCAGCCTGCGCCATCGGTATTGTCACCATGCTGCCCATGATGAGGGCCGTGGGCATTGAACCCCACTCCAATACGGCAAAATTCATGATGCTCTCTCTTCCCTTTGCCTGCTCCTGCGGCGGCATGGGTTCTCTCATAGGTGGTGGCCGGTGCATGGTGTCTGCTGCATTTTTAAAGGAGTTCACCGGTATTGAAATTACCTTTCTGGACTGGATCAAATATTGTATGCCGGCAGCCATGTTTTGCGTCCCTGCTGCTGTGTTCATCACCTATCTGATTTACCGGCCCGATCCAAATATCAAGATGCCGGCTTTTGATGAGGATCTGGGGCCCATGACCGCAGACGAAAAGAAAGCATTGATTATTATCGGTATCTCCTTTGTATCATGGCTCACCAAAGGCATCCACGGTATTGATTACTCCGTCACCGGTATGGTGGGGGTGGCCTTACTGGTTTTGTTCGGCGTGCTTAAATGGCGGGACATCAACGATAACCTGGAGTGGGGCACAGCCCTGTTTATCTTTGGCGGCGGCATCTCTTTAGGTCTTGCCATGGGATATTCCGGTGCCGCAGACTATTTTGCCAACCTGTTCTTCCCGCTGATTGAGGGCAAAGGATGGCTGGTACTCTTTGTGGGCGTAGGCGTGTTCGGCGCCCTTGTGACCAATGCCATGGCCAATGTGGCGGCAGCCGCCTTAATTCTGCCCATTGTTATTCCCATGGCCCAGCTCGAAGGAGTCAATCCCACCATCCTGGCCCTGTGCCTTGGTATGGCCACATCCTTTGCCATGCTGCTGGTCATCGGCTGTCCGCCCAATGCCATTGCCTATTCATACAAATACTTCAAGTCCTCGGACCTGACCAAGTTGGGTCTTGTAACCACTCCAATCCTGCTTCTGATACTGGTGGGTGTGGTCTGCACCTGGTGGAAGTTTCTGGGCCTGATATAA
- a CDS encoding response regulator: protein MIKIPVKILIVDDEKDFAEMFALRLTGQGEKVSVANSGQEALDMLAKTAIDVVILDIRMPGMDGIETLKKIKAGHPLAEVILLTGHGSTETAVEGMKEGAFDYLMKPADFEDISEKLANAWKRKEEQEERIRKAEARLLLRRSGNI from the coding sequence ATGATAAAAATACCGGTAAAAATTTTGATCGTTGATGATGAAAAAGATTTTGCAGAGATGTTTGCCCTGCGCCTGACCGGGCAGGGGGAAAAGGTATCTGTCGCCAATTCAGGCCAAGAGGCCCTTGACATGCTCGCAAAAACAGCCATCGACGTAGTGATCCTGGATATCCGCATGCCCGGCATGGACGGTATAGAGACATTGAAAAAAATCAAGGCTGGTCATCCCCTGGCGGAAGTCATCCTTCTCACCGGCCACGGCTCCACGGAGACCGCTGTGGAAGGCATGAAGGAAGGCGCTTTTGATTACCTGATGAAACCGGCGGATTTTGAGGATATCAGTGAAAAACTGGCCAACGCCTGGAAGCGCAAGGAAGAACAGGAAGAACGTATCCGCAAGGCTGAAGCTCGGCTGCTTCTGAGGCGCTCTGGCAATATTTAG